From one Trifolium pratense cultivar HEN17-A07 linkage group LG1, ARS_RC_1.1, whole genome shotgun sequence genomic stretch:
- the LOC123897319 gene encoding alkane hydroxylase MAH1-like yields the protein MSLFEYITLSLVAILFVIFYNIWRHNKNVLQNWPIIGMLPSVLLNQSNIHDLLTLRLKRYGGTFDFKGPWFTNIASFIITSDPMNVHHITSKNFSNYGKGSDFREIFEVFGDGIFNLESNEWKQEREMFHSMLKRKGFKIFLQQNIQKKLENCLLPFLDHASKDVLIIDLQDILGRFTFDIAFNSIFGFDSNCLPYNFNELPEISYVKAISEIEDMLFSRHYIPKCIWKLQKWLNIGLEKKGKVAQENLYQFLYKYCTATYYKGADDVVDSDSSLLKEVMKEGLRKGKMVERYTRDTVVNIMFAGNGAVTSGLNWFFWLVSTHPIVEAKIIQEIKDNFPTQEENLINNLNVEKLDKLVYLHGAICEALRLYPPLPYEHKCAIKSDILPSGDHVKPNTKLIYSLYAMGRMEQIWGEDCLEFKPERWISDRGQIIHVPSYKFIAFNAGPRKCVGKDISLVQIKMIAIAMLWKFQIQVVEGHSVTPRVAVGLSMKLGLKVKVNKRSI from the coding sequence ATGAGCTTGTTTGAGTATATTACATTATCCTTAGTAGCCATTCTCTTTGTGATATTCTACAATATATGGAGACACAACAAAAATGTACTACAAAATTGGCCAATAATTGGCATGCTACCATCAGTTTTGCTCAACCAATCCAATATTCATGATCTTCTAACCTTACGATTAAAACGTTATGGAGGCACTTTTGATTTTAAAGGACCTTGGTTCACAAACATTGCCAGCTTTATCATCACCAGTGATCCGATGAATGTGCATCACATCACGAGCAAGAATTTCAGCAACTATGGTAAGGGATCTGATTTCCGTGAGATTTTCGAAGTTTTTGGTGATGGTATTTTCAATTTGGAATCCAATGAATGGAAACAAGAGAGAGAAATGTTTCATTCAATGCTCAAAAGAAAAGGCTTTAAGATATTCCTTCAACAAAACATTCAAAAGAAACTTGAGAATTGCCTATTACCATTTCTTGATCATGCATCCAAAGATGTACTGATAATTGATTTACAAGATATTCTTGGGAGGTTCACTTTTGATATTGCTTTCAATTCTATATTTGGATTTGATTCAAATTGCCTTCCTTACAACTTCAACGAGTTACCTGAAATTTCTTATGTAAAAGCTATTTCTGAGATCGAGGATATGCTATTTTCGCGACACTATATTCCAAAATGTATTTGGAAGCTACAAAAATGGCTAAATATTGGTTTAGAGAAGAAGGGCAAGGTAGCTCAAGAGAATCTTTACCAATTCTTGTACAAATATTGTACAGCAACTTATTACAAAGGCGCTGACGATGTGGTCGATTCTGATTCTTCCTTACTAAAAGAAGTAATGAAGGAAGGATTGAGAAAGGGGAAAATGGTTGAGAGATACACTAGAGACACTGTAGTCAACATCATGTTTGCAGGAAATGGAGCAGTTACTTCAGGTCTCAATTGGTTCTTTTGGCTTGTTTCAACTCATCCTATCGTGGAAGCTAAAATTATTCAAGAGATTAAAGATAATTTTCCAACACAAGAGGAGaacttgatcaataatttaaatGTAGAAAAGCTTGATAAGCTAGTTTACCTTCATGGAGCTATATGTGAAGCCTTAAGGCTTTATCCTCCTCTACCATATGAACACAAGTGTGCAATTAAATCAGATATACTACCTAGTGGAGACCATGTTAAGCCAAATACAAAGTTAATATACTCTTTGTATGCAATGGGAAGGATGGAACAAATATGGGGAGAAGATTGTTTGGAATTTAAGCCGGAGAGATGGATATCAGATAGAGGACAGATTATACATGTACCGTCTTACAAGTTCATAGCATTTAATGCAGGTCCTAGAAAGTGTGTAGGGAAAGATATCAGCTTAGTTCAAATCAAAATGATTGCAATTGCTATGTTATGGAAGTTTCAAATACAGGTAGTGGAAGGTCACTCTGTTACTCCAAGAGTTGCTGTGGGTCTTAGCATGAAACTTGGCCTTAAAGTCAAAGTCAATAAAAGGagcatttga